One Streptomyces sp. 840.1 genomic window, ACCGGTCCTGGCCGGCTCCGTACCCGCCGGGGCCGGGCCCGCCTCCTCCAGCGCCTGCTTGCACGCGACCAGGCTCAGACCGGCGAGCCGGTCCAGGTTCTTGGTGCCCTTGCGCCCCAGGTGGTCGGCGGCCCGGAAGCCGGGGACGCTGCGGACCGGACGCGGCGGGTAGGCCGTGTCCCGCCCGGCGGGGTCCGGTTCACCGGCCTCCGCCGGCGCGTAGCCCCGGTTCAGCGCTCCGGCCAGGGACGCCAGTCCGTAGCCCGCGCTGGAGACCACTCCGGCGCCGACGACCGGCAGGGGCTGCACGGGCGCGGCCGTGGTCACAGATACCTCCCGAGAATGGTGATGACGTTGTTCCCGCCGAAGGCGAAACCGTGGTTCTGCACGATCTCCACCCGGGCGTCCCTGCCCACGCCCGGGACACAGTCCACCCCGGGCCCCAGCTCCGGGTCGGTCTCGACCAGGTTGGCGGTGGGCGGCAGGAACCCCTGCTCCAGGGCCGCACAGCAGGCGATCGCACCGAAGCCGCTGGCCGCGCCCATCGTGTGGCCGAGCATCGACTTGATCGAGCTGATCGGCGGCAGCCGGTCCCCGAAGACCTGGCGGACCGCCCGGACCTCCGTCGCGTCGTTGGTCGGCGTACCGGTGCCGTGGGCGCAGATGTAGTCGATCTGCTCCGGTACGACCCCGGCGTTGAGGTGCGCGGCCCTGATGCAGTCCGCGATGCTGTTCGCTTCCGGGTGCACCATGTGGGACGCGTCGCAGTTGGCGGCGTACCCGAGCACCTCGGCGTAGATGCGTGCACCGCGGGCCAGCGCGTGGTCGAGTGGTTCGAGCAGCAGGGCCGCCCCGCCCTCGCCGGTGATGATGCCCGAACGGTTGGCGTCGAAGGGCTGCGGCAGCTCCTGGGCCATGGCGCCCAGCGCGTAGAACCCGGCGTGGGTCAGCCGGTTCACCGAGTCGGCGCCGCCGGCCAGCATGAAGTCGGCCTCGCCCAGGCGCACCATGTCGAAGGCGTAGCCCAGCGCGTAGTTGCTGGCCGAGCAGGCGGTCGGAATGGTCTGGGCATCACCGCTCAGGCCCAGTTCGGCGTTGACGGCTCCCGCGATCTGACCGGCGGGCAGCTGCTCCACCAGGCGCGGCTCCAGGCCCTTCAGGCCCTGCGACACCCACTGGCTGCCCAGGCTCTGCGCGACCGCGGACTCGCCGCTGGTGGTGCCCATGATCGAGCCGGACCGGCCGGCGGAGAGCTGTGCGGGGTCGATACCGGAGTCCTCGACCGCCAGCCGGGAGGCGGCGGCCGCGAGGAGGGCGCTGCGCCCCCACCGCTCGGGGTCGAGGTGCTGAAGGAGGGCGGCCGGGTCGAAGTCGTCGACCTCGGCGGCCTTTCGGCTGGGGAACGGGGTGGCGTCGAAGCTGCGGGCCGGCCCGATGCCGACCCGGCCCGCCCGGAGGGAATCGGCGAAGAGCTCCACGCCGATCCCCACCGGGCTGACCGCTCCGAGTCCCGTGATGACGACTCGGCGCAAGGTCGACTCAGGCATTCCGCGCGCATCCTTCGACGGCGGTCAGCAGCGTCCTGAGCGTGGTGAGGGACTCCAGCTCCTCCTTGGGCAGGACGTAGCCGAGCTCCTTCTCTATTCGGGAGACGACGGTTATGAGGGTCAGCGAGTCGCTGTCGTAGTCCTCGATGAACAGGCCGTCCTCGGTGAGCTCGTCGTCGTCCAGCTCCAGTTCCTCGTTGACGATGTCGATGACACGGATCCGCAGCTCGGCATCCAGTTCCACGGTCTGCACGGTCATGATGGGTCCTTTCGTGAAGAGAAAACGTGAGTGGTCCGCGTCCGCCGGTGATGGTGGGGGGTGCGGGTGGGAGGGGCGGTTGGTGTGGGGGCGGTTGGCGTGGGGGTGTGGGGGTGTGGCGCGTGTGGGGGTGCGGCGCGAGGGATCAGACGCCGGCCGGGACCGGCGGCTTGAGGGTGATGGCGCCTATCTGGGTCAGCAGCAGCAGGTCCTGGCGGAAGCCCCAGTGCTCGACGACCTTGCCGTCCTCGATCCGGTAGATGTGCGTCTGCTCGACGTCCACGTCGGCCCCGCTCGGCGCGAAGCCCAGGAAGTCACCCGTGTGCTTGCCGGTGAAGCGCAGCCGCAGGACGGCCTTGTCGCCCTCGGTGAAGCTGTCCAGCTCCTCCCACGTCGCACCGGCGAAGGCGCTGTGGACCCAGCGGGCGGTACCGAGGTACCCGAGCGGGCCACCCGGGACGCCGGGCTGCGCCTCGTGGTCGACGAAGGAGTCCGCGATGTACTTGAGCGCGGCCTCCTCGTTCAGGTCGTTGAAGACGAGGCCCATGTTGATGGAGAGTTCGAGTGCTTCGCTGCTCATCTGCTTGCTCCTCAATAGTGGGGAAAGGTCCGGGGATTCACCCCCGGAGGTCTGTGGGTCGGCCGGGCCGGCGGGCCCGTGCCTCAGTGGCCGGCGCCCAGGCCGCCGGTGACCGGGATGACTCCTGCGGTCACGTACGAGGCGTCCTCGCCGGCCAGGAAACGCGCGGCCGCGGCGACTTCCTCGGGGGTGCCGGTACGGGCCAGCGCCGTCCTGGCGAGCGCGGCCTGCCGGCGCGCGTCGGTGACGTTCTCGACCATGTCGGTCTCGATCATTCCGGGGGCCACCACGTTGACCGTGATGTTGCGCCGGCCCAGCTCGATCGCGAGGGACCTGGCGAACCCGATCAACGCCGCCTTGGAGGAGGCGTAGTTGGTCTGCCCCGGGGCGCCGGACATGCTGTTGATGGACGACATGTAGATCAGCCGGCCCCAACGGGCCTTGATCATCGCGGGGATGACCGCGCGGGTGACGCTCACGGCCCCCTGGAAGTTGGTCTCCATCACGGCCCGGAAGTCGTCCTCCGGCATCCCGATCAGCAACTGGTCCCGGGTGATACCCGCGTTGGAGACCAGGATCTCCACGGCACCCTGCTGGATCGACACCTCCTGGACCGCGGCCTCGACCTGGGCACTGTCGGTCACGTCGCACCGCACGGCGAAGAAGCCGGGCGGGGGTTCGCCGTTGCGGTAGGTGACGGCGACCTTGTGGCCCTCGGCCGCCAGGGCGCGTGCGGTGGCGAGCCCGATGCCCCGGTTGCCACCGGTGACGAGTACGGAGCGGCTCATGCGGACTTCCTCCTGGTGTCGTCCCACAGGGACGCGAGCCGGTCGCCCGCGCTCTCGGCGTCGGTGAACAGCACCGTCTGCCAGCCGAGCGCCTCGGCACCGGCACAGTTCTGCGGCAGGTCGTCCACGAGCACACAGCGCTCCGGGGGGACGCCCGCCCGCCGCGCGGCCAGTTCGAACATGCCGGGGGACGGCTTGCGGTGGCCCACCTCGAACGAGAGGAGCACGTCGTCCCAGAGCCCGTCGGGCTCGATCATGCGGCGCCAGTACGGGTCCCAGGCGGGCACCATGTTGGAGAGCATCCCGACGAACGCGCCCCGCTCACGGATCTTGCGCAGCTGGGCCAGCCAGGCGTGGTTGGTCTCCCGCCCGTCGAACCAGGCGTCCGCCATCGTGGTGAGCCGGAGCCGCACCCCGTGCTCGGCCTCCAGCACGTCACCGACCTCGCGGAGCCACTCCTCCTCGGTCACCAGCGGGGTGTCGATCGGCAGCATGATGTCGGTCGTGCCGTACCGGGCGGTGACGGTGGCCAGCGCACGGCCCAGGACCACCTGGTCCAGGCCCATCGAGTCACAGAACGTCTTCATCGTGTGGCCGAGCGGCGGGGTGAGCACCCCGCCGAAGTCCGACCAGACGGCCAGTGGGGGCGATGTGGTGTCAGACATGCCAGGTCCTCAGGATCCGTGGAGGTGGGAGACGTCGACGACGGTGACGCTGAGTTCCGCGATCTCCTGGTCGTCCTGGCGGAAGCGGACCCGCACCGTGTGCCGGCCGTCACTCGCGGGCGTCCGCGCGGCCGTCGCGGTCAGGGGCACGTCCAGCTCGGCGAACCGCTGGAACCCGCCCTCGTAGCCGGCGGCGAAGAGGTTCGCGGAGCCGGACGCCGACGCCGGGCCGGGCGCGGCACCCGCCGTCACCAGCGCCAGCTGACGCGCCGCCTCGACCAGGGCCATGGCCGGCAGGTGGTCGTAGGAGTGGTCGAACAGCGCCGGGTTGTCGAACCGCGGCACCACCTGCGCCGTCACGGACTCCGCGGTGAACTCCGGCTCCGTGAGCACGACGTTCAGCGGGTTGTCGCGCCCCACCAGCTCCGGGGCCACGCGCCCGACGACACCGGGCCACTCGGTGAACTCCGAACTGAGCGGGGCCGGGGTACCGCGCTGGGCGTGGCGCAGGATCTCGTTCTCGTCCCCCTTGAGGAAGAGCACGTCCATCGCGTGGTCGCCGACGTGCACGTCCCCCATGAAGATCCGCTGTTCGAGCCGGCCCTTGCGGAAACGGCCGCTGTGCCGGGCGGTCTTGCCGAAGAAGTCGGTGTCGATCCGGGGCTGCCCCGGCTCGCCGCCGACCCGCAGCGCGGACAGGTTCCGCAGCGAGAACTGGAAGGCGTGCACGATGGCGACGGTTCCGGCCGGCACACCGGCGTTGGTGTGGCCACCCGCGATCGAGGCCTGCCGCCCGGCCTCCAGCAGCAGCAGGGAGTCGTGCAGCTTCGGCCTCGGCCGGTGGTCGCTGTAGTAGAGGTGGGTGAGCGGCAGATGGATGCCCGAGGTCACGGCCATCGGACGTACGGTCCTGACGTCCGTGACGAAGACCTCGGATATCGCGGAACGGTGCGCCAGGGAGCGCTCGATGGTGCGCCCGTAGTCGAGAGTGGGCCGCACGTCCGGCGCGGCGTCTTCCAGCACCTGGGTGGTCATCGGATTCCTCCAAACCAGTTCTCGGGGTGATCAGCCGGGCGGTGGGGCGGGCTGGGGCGGGGCCGGTCGGCCGGCCCCGCCCCGCCGGGTGGCGGCTGCGGTCAGGCGACCGGAACCGCCACCGTGCTGTCCTCGGCCGCCTTGTCGCCGGCCCGCTCCGAGCTCCGCCGGATGAGCAGGCCGCTCACCGCGCCGAGCATCACCACGATCACGCCGATCCACAGCGCGGCCTCCAGGCCGTCGGTGAACGCCGAGGCCTGGTCGCCCGAGGTGTTGGCGGCGAACTGGCGGCTGAACACGGTGGTGAGCGCGGCCACACCGAGCGCGCCGCCGAACTCGCGGCTGGTGTTGTTGGCACCGGACGCCTTGTTCTGCTCGTTCTCCGGCACCGCCGAGATCACCGTGGCGGGGTTGCCCGCGAAGACCAGCCCCATGCCGATACCGGCCAGGGCCAGCGCCGGCACCATGGCGCCGTAACCGACGTCCGGCGTGATGACCAGGGCGATCCAGCCGAGGCCGATGCCCTGCAGCGCGCAGCCTGCGGCCTGCAGCACGCCGCCGCCGATCCGGTCCACGAACTGGCTGGCGACGGGCACCACGAACATCGGCGCCAGGGTCCACGGGATGGTGCGCAGACCCGCCTCGAAGGGGGTGTAGCCCATGGGGCCCTGGAGGAACTGGGTGAGGTAGAAGATCGACCCGAAGACACCGAAGTACATCGTGATCGACACCACGTTGCTCAGCACGAACGCCCGCGCCCGGTACAGGTGCGAGGGGATCAGCGGCTGGCTGCTGGACCGCTCGGACACGACGAACGCCACGGCGAGGACCACTGTGAGGGACAGCCCGACCAGGGTGCTGGTGCTGGTCCAGCCGTGGTCGGCGGCCGAGACGATGCCCCAGACGGCCGAGACGACGGAGCCGGTCACCAGGACCATGCTCGGCACGTTCAGGCTGCGCTCCTTGCCCCGGCTCTCCTTGACCGCCCACAGGGCCAGCGGCAGGGCGATGAGACCGACGGGCACGTTGATCCAGAAGATCCAGCTCCACGAGATCTTCTCGGTGACCAGACCGCCCGCGAGCGGACCGGCCGCGATCCCGAGACCGTTGACCCCGCCCCAGACCCCGACGGCCAGATTCCGCTGCGCACGGGAGACGGCGCCCACGGCCAGCGTCAGCGAGACCGGCAGGATGGCCGCCGCGCCCGCGCCCTGGAACACCCGGGCGATGACCAGCGTGACGACCGAACCGGCCATCGCACAGGCCACCGAGGACACGGTGAACAGGGCGATGCCGCCGAGGAACACCCGACGGCGGCCGAAGCGGTCACCGAGCGCCGCACCGGCCAGCAGCAGACCGGCGAAGGCCAGCACGTAGCCGTTCATCACCCACTGCAGCTCGGACTGCTTGACGTCGAAGTCCTTGCCGATCTCCGCCAGCGCGTTGGTGACGACGAGGTTGTCCAGCGAGACCATGAACATGGGCAGAGACGTGGCGATCAGCGCCCAGAGAACGCCGTTGCTCTTGGCTGCGCTCATCGGTTGTTCCCCCTGCTGCTCTCGGAGTTGCGGCTCACGGAGTCGTGGCCGGTGGTGTGGTGCGTGGTGCCGGCACGGGCCACCCGGCGCAGGGTGATCCGGTCCGAGACTTCCCCGGCCAGAACCACCCCGACCTCACCGCTGAGCACGTAGTCGCCGTACGGCGTGACGGCCACGGTCGTCGGGCCGCTGACGGGCCACGGCTCCTCGCGCGAGCGGACGGTGGCGCTGCGCCAGCCGTTCTTCGAGTCCACGACCGTGACGGCGTCGACTCCGCCGGGCGCGCCGACGGCCTCACCGATGGAGTTGGTCACCACGACCAGGGAGCCGTCGGGCCGCAGTGCGAGCCCGTCGGTGCCCACCAGCGGCTGGGAGAGCTTCACCTCGGCCACCTTGCGGCGGGCCGGGGCGTCCGGAGTGATCCGGAACATGGCGCCGTTGTCGTAGCGAAGGGCCAGCAGATAGCCGTCCGGGTGCCACGTGATGCCGTTCAGGCCCACGATGTCCGCGGCGAAGCGGGGGTCGGTCACCACCGGGTGGACGTGGCCGGCGAGGTCGATCCGCTGGAGCGTGGCCGACACGGAGTCCGTGACGTAGATATTGCCGCGCGGGTCGAAGGTCAGGTCGTTGGCGAAGGTGCGCGAGAGCCCCCGGGCGACGTCGATCCGGCGCTGCAGCTTGCCGGTGTCCAGGGCGAAGATCGCCACGCCCGAGGTCGGCGGCTGGTCGCCGACGTCAAGACGCTGGCGGATCCAGAAGTCGCTGTAGGCGACGAGGATGCGGTTGCGCGCGGTGTCCACCCGGACCCCGAGTGTGGACACCATGCCGATGCTGGGTGCCAGCTCGGTGACGGTGCCGTCCAGCCGGACCACCGAGAGGGTGCCCTTCAGGGCGGAGCCGACCAGGAAGGCGCGGCGGGTGGGGTCCCAGGCGACGCCCTCCGGGTAGACGTCGGCCGCCCGGGTGTTGATCACGTCCGGCCCGGTGTGACGGCCGGCGGCGGCCGAGGCGTGGGTGGACGAATTCGCCATGGCGGGGGCCGGAAGGGCAATCGGCGCGATCGCCGTGAGGACGGCCGCGGAGGCGAGCACGGCTCTTAGCGGAATTGCGCGGGACACGGTGTTCCTCTCGTGGTGGGTCGGGGGGAATCGGGAGTACGCGAACGCGGAAGTACGGGAACGCGTAAGTACGGGAAACGGGAATGCGGGAAACGGGAATGCGGTATTACGGGCACGGAGAACTACGGGCTCCGGCTTCGCGACGGTCGTGCGAATGGGCCGTTCGGCGAATGGTTCAACGGGCGGCTGTCGTGGACGGCTGTCGGGAATCCGGGAATCGTGGTGCCGTAACTCGCCATGGCGCGTATTCACTTGCGGTACACCACTGAATCTAGGCCGGTGGCCGCGCGATATGTAGACGACCTAGGGCGTACCGGGACTGTTTCCTTCGAGACATTCCGCAGGCGCGGACGCGGGCGCGCACGACCGAGGGCCGCCACCCGGGATGCGGGTGACGGCCCTCGGCCGTGCGCGGTGGTTCAGCTGTTCAGCGGCTCATGGGCTCAGCGGCTCACGCGATGTGGTCGGCCTCCAGCTCCGCGTGGTAGCGGTTCTTGAAGCCCTGGATCAGCTGGCGGAGCAGTGCGGCGCTGCGCGGGTGCCGCACGTTGTGGCCGTCCGACAGGTGGATGTCGAGGACCTCGATGCTGGGGTACGTGCTGTGCTGCGTCACGAACGCGGCGAAGACCTCGTAGGCGATCTCGCTGAACTCCGCGTCCTCCTGCGCCCACTCCTCGGCCCATTCCTCGGCCGCCTCGGCGACGGGCTGCGCCTCCTGCACGACCTCGGCGGCCTCCGGGGCCCCGGCCGCCTCGTGGACCGGCTGCTGCTGCGACTGCTGAGGCTGCTGGAACTGCTGCTCGGTGCGCGGGCCGGGCACGGCGCCGATCGTGCCGACGTTGCCGAGCGGGCGGGTGCGGCCGGGACCGGTCGGGATCATGACCGGGCCGGGCTCCTGCTCGTCGACGTAGGTCGGGTTGTACGAGCCCTCGTACGCGCCGTCCGGCGACTGCGCCGCGAACCAGGGGCTCTCGTGCGAATCGGGGGCGGGGGTGAGGACCGGGGAGTGCGGCTGGAACGCGCTCTGCCGCTGGGGCTGGAACGCGCTCTGCGGCTGCTGGTGCTGTTGGTGCTGCTGGTTCTGCGGGCCGTCCTGGTGCTGCTGTTGCGGCTGCTGCCCGGCGTACTGCCCCTGGTCCGGGGCGCCGGCGAGCTCGGGCTGCTGGGGCCGGGCCGTGTCGACGGCGGCGGCCGCCGCGGCGGGGGCCGGGGGCAGCAGCACCGGTTCGATGCCGGCGGCGGCGAGCCCGGCCGGGCCGGTGTCGGCCAGCGGGACGCCGTACTTCGCGAGGCGCAGCGGCATCAGGGACTCGACGGGGGCCTTGCGCCGCCAGTTGCGGCCGAAGCGGGCCTGGAGGCGGGCCTGGTAGATCAGCCGGTCCTGTTCGAGCTTGATGACCTGCTCGTACGACCGCAGTTCCCACAGCTTCATCCGCCGCCACAGCCGGAACGTCGGCACGGGCGAGAGCAGCCAGCGGGTGAGGCGGACGCCCTCCATGTGCTTGTCGGCCGTGATATCGGCGATCCGGCCCACGGCGTGCCGGGCGGCCTCGACGGACACCACGAACAGCACCGGGATCACGGCGTGCATGCCTACGCCGAGCGGGTCCGGCCACGCGGCCGCGCCGTTGAACGCGATCGTCGCGGCGGTCAGCATCCAGGCCGTCTGACGCAGCAGCGGGAACGGGATGCGCAGCCAGGTCAGCAGCAGGTCCAGCGAGAGCAGGACACAGATGCCCGCGTCGATGCCGATCGGGAAGACCAGCGAGAAGTTCCCGAAGCCCTTCTCCAGGGCGAGTTCGCGTACCGCGGCGTACGAGCCCGCGAAGCCGATCGCTGCGATGAGCACCGCACCGGCCACCACGAGCCCGATGAGTATTCGGTGCGTGCGTGTGAGCTGCATCGCGGCCACCCGCGATCCCCTTCCCGCTTCTTCGTCTCCGACGCCCGGTCCGGAGGGACGATTTCGAGTTCTGGCGGGCACAGCCTGGCACATGCGTGCGAGCCGCGTTGCGCGGGGAGGGGCGAAGCCCGGCTCTCCGAGGAGGACCGGGCTTCGTGAATCCGCTTCCGGGCTGGGGAGTTGGGGCTCCCGGAGGCCGGGGAAGGTACTACTCGGCAGCCTTGTCGGACGCCTTGGCCGAGGACTTGCCCGTGGCCTTGTCCGTGCTCTTGCCCGACTCCTTGGCCGAGGGCTTGCCGGACGACTTGGGGGCGTCGGGCGATGCGCTCGTCTTCGGGGCCTCGTTGGCGGTGGCGACCGAGGCGACCGCGTCCCGGGCACCCATCTTGGCGCCCGCGGTGATCTTCTCGGCCGACGGAGTCTTCGACCCGGCGTAGCCCGCGCCGTTGTAGGTGAGGGTCACGACGACGTTCCCGGTACGGGCGAGGACCGTCGCGTAGCGGAAGTCCTCACCGGTCTTCTCGAGGTCGTACGTGACCAGGGTCGCCGTCTCGCCGATCCCGCTGACGGGAGCCGTGACGACCTTCTTGGCGCCCTCGGTCGCCTTGACCTTGGCGATCTGCTTCGTCAGGTCGTCGCCGGCCCGGTCGGCACCGCTGCCCAGGGCCTGGTCCGAGGAGAAGCGGGTGAAGCCGGTGTCGAGCCAGCGGTACTGGGAGCCCTTGACGCCGTTGTCGTCCAGGCCGTTCCAGGAGCAGCTGCCCCGGACGGCGGTGTCGCTGGACTTGCCCTGGGTGCCCGCCTTGGTCTTGGCCGAGGGGACCAGGGACTTGACCGTCTTCGCGGTGATCGACTTGCAGGGGTCGGGCAGCTCGGCGAACTTCGCGGCCGCGACCTTGGGCTCCGACTTCGTCGCTTCCGACGAGGGGGACGAGGCCGAGGCCTTGTCCTTGTCGCTGTCGGAGTCCGACGAGCAGCCGGCGACGACGAGCATCACCGGAACGGCGGCGCAGGCGAGTATGCGGGTGAGTCGCGGGGCTGATCGGTGCATGGTTCCTTCACTCGGGTGGCGCGGCGTTCGGGCGGCCGGACGGTCGGTGGACAGGGGACGCGGGCGGTGGTTCCGGAGGGCCACGGTACGACGGACTGCGGCCGGATGCCGCCTCGGCCGGACGGCTCGCGGCCCGTCCGGCCCGCCGGACGGACCGGCCGGGGCGGGGTCACTCGCTGAAGCCGTCGACCAGCTTCCGGCCCAGTGCCTGGGCCTTCTCCTGCAGTTCCTTGCTGTCGGGGATCTCGGTGGAGAGGGCCGGCTGCGCGGTGTACTGGATGGTCACGATGACGTTCGATGTGCGGAATACCACGCTCACGGTGCGGTGCTGTGCGGTGGAACCTGCCCGAGTGAGCAGATCGTCCAGAAATGCACTGTCTCCGAGCGAATCGAGGACGCGCGGCTGAAGGCTCTCGGCGGTGCTGCCGCCCCCGGTGTCCCCGGTGTCCGTGCCGGTCTTCCCGTCCGCGCCGGCGTCGGAGCCCTTGCCCGCGTCCTTGCCCGCGTCCTTGCCCGGCTTCCCGCTCGCGGTCGCGGACGGGGAGTCCGAGGTGTCCGGAGTGCCGCTGTCCGTGCTGCCGGGCAGCGCGGCGGGCAGATCGGCGGCGGCCTCCTTCTTCGCGTACACCTCGCGCGCGCGGTCGTCGTCGCTCACGGACGTGTCGTACGAGACCACCCGCTCGAAGTCGACGAACAGACTGCGGGCACCCTCCGGCGCCTCGGCCTTCCAACGGCAGCCGACCCGGCGGTCGGTGTCGTAGGTGACGGCGGGCGAACCGTCGAACACCTTCTCCTGCTGCGCCTCGGGTAGTTCGGCGGAGCCGGGCAGCAGGTCCTTCAGGGTGGCGGGCGAGACCGAGCGGCAGGCCTCGGGGAGCGTGCGGTACTTGCCCGGAGGCGCGGCGGAGGTGGTCGGGGCGCCGGGCTTGCTGTCGGTGGCGGAATCGCCGGTTCCGGTGCCGCTGCTGCAGCCGACCGCGAGCGCTGCGATGAGCACGGCGCCGGGCGCGTACGCCATTCGTCGCACGTTCCTGGGCTCCCTTCGTGCGAAAAACGGTTGCCGCTCGTCGGCGGCCGATGGACACAATGTGTATCGCACGCGCTGCCGTGGTTGCCGGTCGGCCGATACTTTTGCCGACCTTGGTACCGGTTTTGCGCTTTCAGGCTTTTCGGGGGAATCGAGGAACAATGTCGTACGTAGAGGTGCCGGGCGCCAAGGTCCCCATCCGCATGTGGACGGACCCGGCAACGGTCGAGGACGTCGCGATGCAGCAGCTGCGCAACGTCGCCACCCTGCCATGGATCAAGGGCCTGGCCGTCATGCCGGACGTCCACTTCGGCAAGGGCGCCACGGTCGGCTCGGTCATCGCGATGCACGGCGCGGTGTGCCCGGCGGCGGTGGGCGTGGACATCGGCTGCGGCATGTCCGCGGTCAAGACCTCGCTGACGGCCAACGACCTGCCCGGCGACCTGACCGGGCTCCGGTCGAAGATCGAGCAGGCCATCCCGGTGGGCCGGGGCATGCACGACGACCCGGTGGACCCGGGCCGGCTGCAGGGGCTCCCGTCGACCGACTGGGACGACTTCTGGGGGCGGTTCGACGGAGTCGCCGAAGCGGTCAAATTCCGTCAGGAACGTGCCACAAAGCAGATGGGGACGCTCGGAGCCGGTAACCACTTCGTCGAGTTCTGTCTCGATGAGTCAGGTTCGGTCTGGCTGATGCTGCACTCCGGTTCCCGGAACATCGGCAACGAACTGGCCGCCTTCCATATCGGTGAGGCG contains:
- a CDS encoding DUF3558 domain-containing protein produces the protein MAYAPGAVLIAALAVGCSSGTGTGDSATDSKPGAPTTSAAPPGKYRTLPEACRSVSPATLKDLLPGSAELPEAQQEKVFDGSPAVTYDTDRRVGCRWKAEAPEGARSLFVDFERVVSYDTSVSDDDRAREVYAKKEAAADLPAALPGSTDSGTPDTSDSPSATASGKPGKDAGKDAGKGSDAGADGKTGTDTGDTGGGSTAESLQPRVLDSLGDSAFLDDLLTRAGSTAQHRTVSVVFRTSNVIVTIQYTAQPALSTEIPDSKELQEKAQALGRKLVDGFSE